TAAAGAGGCATCAGGAACTGGAAATATGAAATTTATGCTAAATGGTGCATTGACTCTTGGAACATTAGATGGTGCAAACCTTGAAATAGCTGACCTTGTAGGAAGAGAAAATATCTATATCTTCGGAGAAAGTAGTGATGAGGTAATTGCTCACTATGAAAAGGGAGATTATGTAGCTAAAGATTACTATAAGAAACCTCAAATAAAAGAACTTGTAGATTTTATAACAGGTAAAGAATTAAAAGCTATCGGACATAAAGAAAATCTTGAAAGACTTAAAAAAGAGCTGGTTGAAAAAGACTGGTTTATGACTTTACTGGATATTGAAAACTATATTAAAGTTAAAGATAAGATGTTTGCTGATTATGAAAATAGAGAAAAATGGCTTAAGAAATCACTTATAAATATTTCAAAAGCTGGTTTCTTCTCATCAGACAGAACTATAGCTGAATATAATAAAAATATCTGGAAATTGAAATAATAGAAAGAGGCTGTTGCATTTCTAAAAGTATAAAAATAAAATTCTCTCCGGGTTTAATAGTTTCTATTTATATTGCTTACAGAAAGAAAATCCGAAACTCACTGCGTTCAGACAGTCGAATTTTAAGTATTCTGTTTCGCTGCATAAATTACGAAACTATTTCTAATATCGAGAATTTTAATTTTTATAAATTTGCAACAGCCTTTTTTTCTTTATATATGTTCCAGTTTTACTCCAAGACTCATTAAATCTTTGAAAAAGTCTGGATACGACTTTTCTATTACATGGGCCTCAGTTATTACTGTAGGGGTTTTGAGCTTTGTAGCAGCTACTGACAGACTCATTACTATTCTATGGTCAAGATGGTTAAATAAAGGGGCCATAGATGTATATTCCCCATTGCCACTGATATAGATGTCGTCTTCATCGCTTTTTATATCAACTCCAAGCTTTTTCAGTTCACTTTCCATAGCTTCAATTCTATCGCTCTCTTTGTATCTTAAACGTTTGGCATTGTAAATATGTGTTTTCCCAGAAGAAAACATTCCCATAACCATTAAAATAGGACCCAGATCAGGACAATCTTCAAGGTTTATCTCTGTTCCCTTAAGTGGTGCTGGTAAAAATCTATAGCCATCTGAAAGCTCTTCCACAATACCACCTGCAGATTTTATTATATCTATAATCTGCTTGTCTCCCTGAGATGAAGATTTACGAAGTCCACGGCACTCAAGAGGGCCATTTATACTTCCTAATACTGCAAAAAAACCAAGCTGAGAAAAATCTCCTTCAACCTTGTGGTTACAAGGTTGATATTTCTGGTTTCCAGGAATATATATTGTCAATTCATCTCTAAATTTGGCTATTACTCCAAACTCCTTTAACATCTCTATTGTGAGATTTACATAGGATTTAGATTCAAAAGGTGGGTTTATTTTAATTGTTGAATCTCCGTCTAAAAGTGGAAGTGTAAAAAGTAGACCACTTATAAATTGAGAACTTACATTCCCATCTATTTCATAGGTATCACTTGATAGTTTTCCACAGATTTCTATTGCGTCATCTCTATGAAGATATCTTAAATTTTGTTCTTTAAAAATTGTTTCGTATATTTTTTGTGGTCTTTGAAGAAGTCTGTTTCTTCCTTGAAATCTTATGTTTTCTCCAGTAAGTGAAAAAATAGGA
The window above is part of the Fusobacterium sp. DD2 genome. Proteins encoded here:
- the aroA gene encoding 3-phosphoshikimate 1-carboxyvinyltransferase, whose product is MDIKIYPSTPQGEVVIPPSKSMAHRAIICASLADGISKISNIAYSKDIIATIEGMKKLGAKIEENGDTLTIQGIKDFTNIKDRVIDCNESGSTLRFFIPIFSLTGENIRFQGRNRLLQRPQKIYETIFKEQNLRYLHRDDAIEICGKLSSDTYEIDGNVSSQFISGLLFTLPLLDGDSTIKINPPFESKSYVNLTIEMLKEFGVIAKFRDELTIYIPGNQKYQPCNHKVEGDFSQLGFFAVLGSINGPLECRGLRKSSSQGDKQIIDIIKSAGGIVEELSDGYRFLPAPLKGTEINLEDCPDLGPILMVMGMFSSGKTHIYNAKRLRYKESDRIEAMESELKKLGVDIKSDEDDIYISGNGEYTSMAPLFNHLDHRIVMSLSVAATKLKTPTVITEAHVIEKSYPDFFKDLMSLGVKLEHI